tgcttaacatttacaatcaatgttttgagaatctactttggcaaaataagagtccatataatttatgttttgagcgattattgttgagaataaatcattgagccctatgttatgaaaattggccgaatcattagtcccagtacctctctaccaatttgtcaatatttttgtatatatatttgtaaatctaaaaatccattgccttcacaagtccgagagtttgaacctcattactacaaccccacgaaaaatctataatcattttggcgccgccaacgcggaattgtgtttaggtagaattttttttagatttatttttctttgttcttttttacgttctttgggtatttgtctatgtgatacaggttttgaggcttgaatcgaaaagaaaaagaagaagaagttgtcaaagatttttggcgatttcataaagactaggagcaaagcttaaagcaaaaagaacggaaagaagacgaaggactttttttttaattattattattttttttattaattttttttttagaaactgtaattaaagtttttatttttgtaatcttttatttttggacattatttttttttcccggacattgaacattggacattatttttaaaaccctacggaagggttgtaaattaaaaaaaaaaaaaatttaaatacaaactgtgtgcagggaaggacgacgattactataccgtctcggcccctcgggttcgtacacggcataggagtcgtggcccgagtcgacgacaacggttcatcgcccgtctggtacgggaggtaattaagtccaatcgaaacacccgcgaatctcttgcaagcgggttactgtcttccttaaggtgataattgtttgaggacgaaccggactgtttttaaattcctagtaaagggaaaggcctggcctataCAAGATaatggttcggatttcatcaccgctcctttcttgcccgccttaggaaaacgaaacctaacgcgaacccaagcttaaaacttgactagaacgagaccgatagggtaatgcgcttattaggaaaaaatttcgaaggatattggttactttcttaagcacaccttaaagttcataatggtttctgtgagttgaatgcgtgactgcgccgccttgtgatagcggtgaggccttgggtgtcaaagctccactgagcttccctcgcctcaattcaacttactttgactcggattgattccagaggggtttgcttaaattgtaacgaattccccttcgagagatagaagcaagtctagaaacaatctaagtggagccatcatgcttttggtttgctagaatttataggtttgatttggtcgagtcagccttgtttgtgattgtgtagaattcctttgtagtttgtgtttcctcggtgatgaatccttttcaggagacgccacctgagatgacgttacgagaatatatgtctagaaattctcgttatcaagagacgtcttcgaaaatgactcttggtgaatatatgcgtgggcagcgatatatggatactccaacttttattgaggaatcacctctaacgatctatgagaaatattataaacatagaccatgtagttgggaacaaagcttgagaattcgtgaatatcaaaaattatattgtgatgatgatgaggaggaggatggtgatgatgatgaggaggaggatggtgatgatgattataacgatatttctagttcaaatccaaataattttaataattattcacctattcaagagcacgaggatttgattaggaataccaccgttttagacgatgtagtatttccttttgattacgaagccgatagtggtttagaggaacgggtttattctgaaaatgctgttttagagtctagcgactcagaaacaataatcttgaatgaagaacatagactcgtagagatgagtaaagatgcactacctgataaaaacttagaagaatcaattgaccacttccaagaatctgatgatctagaaattagggagattgtgactagtctatctagagactgaaaactctaagtttgggggtgattatcactttcctagtgctttacctttaactctcacaaagtcccctcacataggacttaatatccatgcctcaaccatcttacaagattatcttcatactaggtttcccgaacctaatgatgtcctgaaaaaagttcagtcgttagaaacccatcctctggttgatgtggtttgcccaggctatgatacccagattgactttgttttcccaccaaatagttttcttccaattgtgggaacgtatagatttcaaatgtgtcacttattaagttctgagactaagcctaagtactttaggaaattagaatcgacacatttgcttcagaatgatcactactctgactgtggtcaactttgtaagtcatacctaattgacttagaggatcctaaactatttaggttattttgtgactccaggttcttatctgagtttttccagactctaggacctaataatttggatcctacctatgaggaaatgcatccgaggaaaatagtctatttagaccccttcatagaacctgaacctgaaccgaaaTTAGcaatagttatccagaaactagataagggcatgctagtcttgtacattttcttggttcactgcagtttccttttgtcagctctttttggttttaaagacccacaattattccggctactgttatacggttcgagttgactaatccttgcttagtatggttgaagactttaagcttagcacttcttgggaggtaacctaatattcatgcgacacggtaatatctttccttaactcttttgcttcaaatggtgacaatttctccttgttcatatggttttaattttatctttagaacattgaggacaatgttagatttaagtttgggggtatgagagaaacattttagtcgcatttttgaaaattctagcgtcacatagtacccggttagctaagtttacatactgtttctcaccgaaaagatagaaattggaatgctagagataacaacctattgagacattagagaaaaagacattgagatccttgaaatttaggagagaacttgttccttttagagggtaaccgtgatggacctaaccatccatgatggaaaggcaagtaggtcagaaggaaatgccagaaagacagagcaacctcacaatgtagtcttagttactggattacgactctctctcagtagaaacttatcatcatcaacaagcggagtgacatcaaaatttatgaaaaagttgaagacgtttaaggtttagaagcaacaatagaaaagaataattcaaaaatcaaagttgaagacttagttacaagaagttacaagagcaaatgatataagttgttgaagttcatggtatcaagacatcacaagttgtgaagatccaagtctaaagtccttctctcatggccatgtaaatttttgtttccaaaaaaaaaaaaaatgaaaaatgaaaaatggaaaaaaaaaaaaacatcattacgttctttttgttcaataaggtcacagggaagaagaaatttataagtcaagcaagaaatcgaagagaagagttaattgtcaaggttctatgaggttcgagagtttatcatcaacagttgaagaccgaagaagacgttatttctactgagcactgtgagagagtcgaagaaagatgcattttggttgctttgttagtctgctttcaatctggcacaagatctttctagcactggtttaactcatcacacgtaattagtccagctgtgtagcagatgtccctctcatctttatctctctcctaatcttatccagctttaaagcagcggacgcatcttacaatgtttatctagctgtgtagcggatatctctttatctagcagtcgtgcggatgtgtctccccttttcttcagtcagctttagagctgacacctttaatttctctggcattctagatacttggagataggttgagaatatgtatgtcctcatagctctttggatacttgtgaccaattagaagtcatggtttttgtgggtacacctctgttaaacccacccgagattaactcggttttattttttagttttgctcgaggactagcaaataataagtttgggggtatttgatagacacatttttgtgtctaatttgtcctcaatgtatatattgttgtctctcgattttgtactaatttttgtgttttatgtatttgtaggcatttttgggaataaaacatttttggaaaaatcagctcgaaaagttgcccggggcgagcttcatacatgggtaattttgttaattctttttaagacttttgcattaaaaattaattgaaatatgatttaattaaattggttgttatttgattagatgggtcatgcttagcttaggtgattttatgttccatgcttaacatttacaatcaatgttttgagaatctactttggaaaaataagagtccatataatttatgttttgagcgattattgttgagaataaatcattgagccctatgttatgaaaattggccgaatcattagtcccagtacctctctaccaatttgtcaatatttttgtatatatatttttaaatctaaaaatccattaccttcacaagtccgagagtttgaacctcattactacaaccccacgaaaaataTATAATCATAAAGCCAAATTCTCATTCATTTGAGAAGTTCGTTCCCGGGATGCCTTTGCTAGCTGAGCGTTCAAATGTGCTACTACAACAGTCCCCCACAAATACCTACTCACCTCGTCCAAGGGATCCAAAATTTGAAGAAGGTTGGCGCTGATTCGTTTCCTTTGCTATCAGGAAATATAACCGAAGCAAGGACATACAACAAGTATGCGGTTGCCGTCGCACAAACTTCCAAATCAGAGAGTAGTTCATTGTCTCTGTCTTTCTCAAGTGACCCCGCCATACATCTTTCTAATGGTTTTAAGTTTAAACTCTTTCTTTGGGTACTTCTTTCCCTTCACAAAAAGGCCAAGCGTCATCTTTTCATCCCATCCAAACAACTTCTGCGTCAAttcatatattatttttttctaatCTAGGTTTTTCGTCAACTTGTGACCCGTGGATTTACCTTCAACCTGCAATCCTAGAATTTATTCTGCATCCTCGGGAATCAatgccatctctccaaaagggaATTGGAATGCATCGACTTCGCCGTAAAACCTCACACAAAAACATGATACTGCAGCCTTGTCATATGAAATCATGGAGTTCTGAATGACAGCATACAAACCTGAGTTTTCAACAATCTCTCTCactcttgcacattcaccttctagcggccatttttttaatttttgcataAGAAGATTGGTGTCTAAAAAGACGCGTGGCATTCTTTTGATCctacaaaatacaaaaaaatataaattaaacaTAAGAAATTGAGTATCAACATATCATATGAAAAGAAAAGTTGAGAATGTTACAATTGTCTCGTTGATGGTACGGGCCCACGAGCTATcatatccaaatagaactttgccGCCGTCTTTAGGTTCACCTCTGGCTTTCCCATTGCTAAGACGAGTAAGCTGAAAATGCTTGGGGTGGAATGTGTCGCGCGCTAGGTGCGATTGGGACTTTCTTCTTTGGTTGTGGTTGCGCTGCATCCTCCTCAACCTCCtgaatctcctcctcctcctcctcctcatcaccaCTATCACCATCATTTCTTTCATTACCATTTCCATAattaccatcatcctcatccccctcttcatcaccgctaccaccaccatttccatcattaccatcctcatcctcatcatcatcattaccttcatccTCCTCTTCCTCAATATCTGCCTCCTCATTACCACCATTACCACCAttaccattaccatcatcatcatcatcatcatcatcataagcaGCATATTCACCTCCTAAAGGAATTTCTTCATGTTCCgcgacttcttcttcatcgcttCCAGTTGCAGATACAACAGGAGAGGATGAAGCTGACGATTCATCACATGGGTCTCTGGGTTCGCGAATAATTAAGGATACCTCACTCGGTGTTTTTCCTCGTAATAGACCGACATTTAGGTATTTTCCGTTGCGGGGAGTTCTGGATGGAGGAGTTACCATGGCAAGCTTATCTTTTTTATTCTTGCTACTATAggccaaaaacaacaaaatatcaAAGGGTCTTCagaaaaaaatcttaaaataaaCGACCCTTTGAAATACTAACGACCACATGTACTTCGTTACCGATTCTCAAATATGCTTGCGGATTCAAGCGTTTTTCCTTAACGATTATTTCATTATTTGGGATAGAGCGGTGGTTTGGCATATCATAGAATCGTTAATGAATACAAATGGTCGTCTAAAGAATCGACAACATTTAACTTATATGATTAACGACTAGATACTCTAGCACACAAacatactagagtcaatttcACCTATTactaatggttaacgatttttgatgAACTTAACATGCAAATCAAAAAtcgttaaaaaaaaaaggttaacgaTTCTCACCTAGAAAAATTTAACTACACCAGGGATCGTTTTCTCCGCCATCCTAATGGTTGACGATTTCTCAAAATTCCAACATGCAGAAGAAAAATCGTTAAGCAAACAAGCCTCATGATTAACAACTCGATTTCTGAGAATCCAATTTTTctgattcaaaccctaatttttcatcagaacatcaaattaaactcaaaCCCAAGTTAGAGTTAGGGGTTTTAGTGGACATACCTTCTGATTGGATCCATTTCCTTCTCCGGATGATTTGATTTAttccttgttagagcattgctcggtcgaactcgcatgggttgctatctgaagcatgtttgtcaatgttagtgatcaaaactataagtcttgatttctagtctactatagctaaggtctccgactaggataaaaaatatagttgagctcaagaactccatgacaatcatcatacaagacgaaggactactcaaggaactggtggatcttcgtcaactaaaaggtatgtggagacttgaatttatctatcactcaaaagtttatttatctcctatgttgagacaaaagtcgtttttctatatagacttagattatacacatttgctatttcgagctgagtttatctcgcctatctatttctcgaaatatgtgttggtaagatttcactttagccaagttcatctttacctagtgacgaaagtcatgacaagttttaatcactttgaaaatttgcttactttgacgaaaaatagtttgtgaataacaactatagaatatcaacatcctctaagaatgtttcaatgattgaaatgagagtttagattatataaacattggaggatatacgcattgttgtggaaatacatatatgtataagtccttattccttgaaccgaagtttgcgaactttattgatcaagagaaccagtatggtggcatgagccaagtccgcgaactcagtccgcgaactggtagaagttctcgtcccgagaaattctgctggagtttgtgaactccgcccgggaacttaagtccgcgaacttgagtaggttatatctcaAAACGATGTTTGTggacttattcttatataaactaaggaatgcaaattgcaaaccgtggctatatagttcatgaatcgattcgagtgaatcaaatcgtttttggttcaattgtgtcatgtgtagttatatgagatttccttgcaattgaacaactctctaattagtttatttgagtcacttgaattagttatggagaagaagaatatggttgatatgaaagtgatcatatggctaaccatttggttgactattgttgaaccaacaaatgtacaaatttgggtatggttacacaagcctagaaatgtgcatttcatttgtgtgtaacaagctagttttcgatctaacggttgaaagatattagcttgaatctaatcaggttttcatctaacggtgaatattgaatgctttgttaccaagctaacattgattgcaaaccctgatttgaaagactatatgaaaaagagggggtctaacaacaacacccaatatttctcttaacaatctgtatggactaactccgaaatactttgctagaaaatcaactagacagtcagactaaatctggataaaagtatctcaaggagttaatatctctctcttgtttttgatattactcaagctaatagaaatcaacgagtcctaatcaaacacaaggaatacttggacggtaccaaagaccaatgtctaaggatcaatcaatatcaatcaacaaccaaaggttggatttctaattgatgatctttaacgcacaacctgtattatttcaattatataaaaaatataatgcggaaaagaaataacacaaacactagaagttttgttaacaaggaaaccgcaaatgcagaaaaaccccggtacctagtccagattgaatacacactgtactaagccgctacagacactagcctactacaagctaacttcggactggactatagttgaaccccaatcagtctcccaccgatccaaggtacagttgtactcctacgcctttgatcccagtaggatactacccacgattcccttagctgatctcacccataaccaagagttgctgcaacacaaaatcacagacttgataataaacgaatctgtctcacacaaaaaagtctgtcgaaaggataaatctgtctcccacagataaaccctagtttttgttctgtctttagatataaaatcaaggtaacatgaaccaattgataatccggacttatattcccgaagaacagcctagattaatcaatcacttctctacaatccttcctgactacacatgcggtttttcgaggaatcacaaacagtgagacgaagatatttgtgacttctttatcatgcctatcggagaactctcacgatatcaagacaatcaatcgattgtactggtacgatagaagatgcaagatcatatcacacaactacgataaaagtagtatcggtctggcttcacaatcccaatgaagtctttaagtcgttaactcgagtttagagaagaaactcaaaagttaatggagatcgactctagcgagcgcactagtagcacacatacgtgtgggg
This DNA window, taken from Papaver somniferum cultivar HN1 chromosome 3, ASM357369v1, whole genome shotgun sequence, encodes the following:
- the LOC113360364 gene encoding histone chaperone ASF1-like; the protein is MVTPPSRTPRNGKYLNVGLLRGKTPSEVSLIIREPRDPCDESSASSSPVVSATGSDEEEVAEHEEIPLGGEYAAYDDDDDDDDGNGNGGNGGNEEADIEEEEDEEGDEDDGNYGNGNERNDGDSGDEEEEEEEIQEVEEDAAQPQPKKKVPIAPSARHIPPQAFSAYSS